A segment of the Synechococcus sp. MEDNS5 genome:
ATGTTGCCCGGACCGCAACCCAGATCGACCAAGCAATCCCCAGGAACGAATCGACGACCCGAATCCAGTAGCAGCTGGTCGATGCACTCCACCAGAGCCTGGTCGCTGGATTCAAAGTCCGCTGCCGCATAGGCCTGCACCTGTTGCGGTTCGTTCATGAGCTCCGGCTCGGGCGTGCGCGGGATCATGGCGTCGAGTCGGTGGAATGCAGTTCGAGAGTCTGGGTGGGGAAGGGAATCTCGATGCCGTTGGCGGCCAGGATGGCAAGGATGCGGCGGTTAAGGCGGTGCATGCTGTCTTCGAAATCGTCATGCAGATCGTGCGTGGACGAGATTTCGAGCTCATGGTCGTAGCTGAAGGCCGAAATGCGCACGAGCCGGCAGGCTTCGTAGTTGAGCTGTGGATCTTCAGCCACCACGGAACGCAGCAGCTCTGGAATTCGCTGCAGCTGCTCGGAGGTGGTGCTGTAAGCGACACCCACCAGGATTTCTGAGAGATCAACCCGCTCGAGTAGCTCCTCCAGGGCAAGCATCAAGGTTTCCCGCACGCGCAGGAAGGCTTCCCACCCATGCAGCTCCACCATCACGAACACAATCAGTTCGTTCGCGCCATCGTCGGCGGGGCCCAGGCTCACCACAGGCTGATGCAACGCAGCCAGCTGCCCCTGAAATGACTACCGCTGGAGCAACTTGCGGGCCTGCCGCAACAGCTCCTCGAGTTGATAGGGAGACAGAGGATCACGGATTGGAAGACGCACCTCCAGCCCCTGCGTCGGCGGACGATCCCGGCTGAGTCCTCTCCGGGAGAAGTTGATGATGGTGGCTTCATCTGCCACCGAATTGGGGATGGTGACGCGACTCTCCAGGGTCTGCAGCTCCATCGACCGCAGACCGATTTTTGTCACGAACCCGAGCGTGCCTCCCACCTCGCAAAATTCACCAACGCGCAGCGGCCTGTCGGTTTGAATCGAGAGTCCAGCGAACAGATTGAACAGAAGTTCAGTGTCGTCAATCTGCTCCTGTCTCGCCAACCCTCCATCACGATCTGCCCCAGGGGCCTGCCCGAGTCGGTCGGCCCGTTGCCCCACCTCGGCCATCACGGCGTAGAAATTTAAGAGAGTGGAGCGAGGGCTATCTCCCACCACCTGGTCCAGCACCACATCGCTCCAATCATCCGCATCCCGCTGGAGCTGGGGATAAATAGGGCTGCTGCTCGATCGGAATCAGCTGATCCCCTGCGGACCTCGTTCCAGACGGCGCACCAGGAGCCTGAGGCTGCCCCAGAACCGGCGACAGGCCCAGCAAACAAGACAGGCAGACCATCAGCAGAAAACGCCCTGGCCTTGAAAACAAGCCAGCGGGAATGCGTCTTTGCTTCGGCATCGACCAGGAGCGGGAATGTCGCCAATGCTGCCAAGGCCGACGACACCGCGCCCTGAACACTGCGGGTGGTGCCGCCAACCCCTTGCTGCCCCCATTGCTGGCGTTAGGGTGCGAGCACTGACCACAACTCCTGTGACCCTGACTCCAAGCCGCAGCGTCAGCTCGGACACCAAAACAACGCTGTCTGGGAATGGCGATTTCCCTGCAACTGCCCCCGCCGCCAATCCCGTTTTTTATCGGACTTACAGCCGTCGCAGCAGCGTGGGCCGGGAAAGTTGGACGCAGGTCGGCGCACGCAACCTTGGCGGACTGCAGAAGCTCGGCAACCTCACCACCGAGGAAATGGAGTTGATGGCTCGGATGCAGGCCGAGAAGAAAGCGCTCCCATCAGGACGGTGGCTGTGGATCGGCGGCACACCTTGGATCGAACAACAAGAAAACTTCTCGGGCGCCTACAACTGCACATCCACCAATCTCGTGGACTGGGAAGCCTTCGGCCTGATGATGGACCTGGCCATGATGGGCTGTGGCACTGGCGCCATCATCGAGCCCCATCTGATCGACCGATTGCCGGTGGTCAGCAACCCGATCGAAATCCTCAACGTTTCCGACATCGGCGTCACCCCGGCGGGTCAGCGCCAGGAGTACACCAGCCACACCATCAACGAAGACCTTGTCTCTATCAAGGTCGGCGACACCCGTCGCGGCTGGGTCGACAGCTACCAACTACTGCTTGAACTCAGCAGTGATCAACGGTTTGCAGGAA
Coding sequences within it:
- a CDS encoding mechanosensitive ion channel family protein, with the protein product MLDQVVGDSPRSTLLNFYAVMAEVGQRADRLGQAPGADRDGGLARQEQIDDTELLFNLFAGLSIQTDRPLRVGEFCEVGGTLGFVTKIGLRSMELQTLESRVTIPNSVADEATIINFSRRGLSRDRPPTQGLEVRLPIRDPLSPYQLEELLRQARKLLQR